The DNA window TCTAGCTGATTCTGCATAGTCAAACATTAGATCTGGAGTTCGGTGTGCTGAAACAACTTTCTTTTCGAATGGAATTGATAATTCTTCAAGTATGTCACAAGCATGTTTCATCGTTTCCCAATCAGAAGTACTTCCCATGATTACTCCAACGAGCGGCTTCATTGTTTTCCTCTCCTTATTATTCACTTTGATCCTATAATAAAAGCCCAGCATAGAACGCTCCCTAATAAGGAAAAGCACTCTACCTGGGCTAAGACACCTTGTGTCGACTTTACAGGCCAAGCTGTTAATTTACAGCTTAATACTTTTCCTCATAGTCCAATAATTTACGGTTATTGGGTAGAAACTTTTGGGCCTTATTCCCATTATTATATGAGGCAAATAATTTTCTCTAGTGACATCTTAACAATGGACGATAAAGATTGTCAACAGAAAAATCGAACGATTTAAGTTTATTTATTTTATATTGTTCGTGTTTTCTAAATTAACTTTCCTTCGAAGACAATTGTACTCCCACTGGGGACAACTGATACTTCCCCGCCTTTTTCGACTTCCTTAAAGACCGGTTCTTCCGTTCGTCTAGTCGGTGAATATCCTTCCTTTTTCATACGATCCAAACAATCACTTATTGTCTCATTTTCAGCAACAACAAACTTTTTTTTCTTCGGCTTTTTACTATTCATCATACATTTCCTTTCTATGCTAGTTCCTATTTATTAGGCACGTTTAACGAACCATAACATATAATATTACAGCAGTAAAGGAGGCCAGTCTTACATGTTAGATTTTGATCAATTTAAAAACCTTAACAACCTCAAAGATCAATGGGGGCATTTTTTCGGAAAGGACTTTTTAAGTGGGTTTGATTCACTTTTTAATGGCTTTCAATCTCAAGCACCAGTAAATATTTATCAATCTCATAATGAGTTATTAGTCGTGGTCAGTATGCCTGGGCTTGATAAAGAAAGCGATGTTGATCTCTATGTAAATAAAAATAATCAAACATTAGAAGTAAAAGGCAGCATTAACTTAACATTTAAAGGCTTTGATCTACAAGAACAGGGTATCCAAGAAGGAAATGTAGAAAAAAATGTTGAATTACCGTTTCCAGTGAGAGATGATCCAATTGATGCAAGCTATCATAATGGACTTCTAATTATTCATTTACACAAGTTAATCTCAAAAGATGCAAAGAAAAAAATAAAAGTCCATAAAATAGAGGATTAAAAGAAAAGTGGAGTCGACTGTTTAACCTCGACAAGCGTTGGAGCTATTTCACATGAAAGCGTTTTTTTCCTTCGGGTGAAATAGT is part of the Bacillus sp. SM2101 genome and encodes:
- a CDS encoding Hsp20/alpha crystallin family protein; this translates as MLDFDQFKNLNNLKDQWGHFFGKDFLSGFDSLFNGFQSQAPVNIYQSHNELLVVVSMPGLDKESDVDLYVNKNNQTLEVKGSINLTFKGFDLQEQGIQEGNVEKNVELPFPVRDDPIDASYHNGLLIIHLHKLISKDAKKKIKVHKIED
- a CDS encoding NETI motif-containing protein → MNSKKPKKKKFVVAENETISDCLDRMKKEGYSPTRRTEEPVFKEVEKGGEVSVVPSGSTIVFEGKLI